In Candidatus Paceibacterota bacterium, a genomic segment contains:
- a CDS encoding NGG1p interacting factor NIF3, whose product MKIKEIYNLAVKLGTEADFRKKEKIKKILETRKNKFKKLEEKDKKYFDKESLENPYSDTRILNTSKDKEIKKILVGIDIEVADLLLAKEIKADLVISHHPLGNALAGLSEVMELQADVLSEYGIPINVAEKLLEPRTSEVFRSLSPRNTQRVGDAAKILGVNLMCAHTVCDNLAANFLREKMERKKFERVEELMEEFEKIPEYQRAKEQKQGPTLFAGKKENYCGKIALTEITGGTEGNPKIYEWLAKAGVGTVIGMHASEEHRKEAEKNYLNVLIAGHMSSDSLGVNLFLDKLEKRRIKIIPSSGLIRISRN is encoded by the coding sequence ATGAAAATAAAAGAAATATATAACTTGGCAGTAAAATTGGGCACAGAAGCTGACTTTCGTAAGAAAGAAAAAATCAAAAAAATTTTAGAAACAAGAAAAAATAAATTCAAAAAGTTAGAAGAAAAAGATAAAAAATATTTTGATAAAGAAAGCTTAGAAAATCCATACTCTGACACAAGAATTTTGAACACATCAAAAGATAAAGAAATAAAAAAAATTCTTGTTGGTATTGATATTGAAGTCGCTGACTTGTTATTAGCTAAAGAGATTAAAGCAGACCTTGTAATTTCTCATCATCCTTTAGGAAATGCTCTTGCCGGACTTTCTGAGGTTATGGAACTACAAGCCGATGTTCTTTCTGAATACGGCATTCCTATAAACGTAGCGGAAAAACTTCTTGAACCAAGAACTTCTGAGGTTTTTAGGAGTCTTTCACCGCGAAACACACAGAGAGTTGGGGATGCAGCAAAAATATTGGGAGTTAATTTAATGTGCGCACATACTGTCTGTGATAATTTAGCTGCAAATTTTTTAAGAGAAAAAATGGAAAGAAAGAAATTTGAAAGAGTAGAAGAGCTGATGGAAGAATTCGAAAAAATCCCAGAATATCAAAGGGCAAAAGAGCAAAAACAAGGACCAACTTTATTTGCTGGAAAAAAAGAAAATTACTGTGGAAAAATTGCTTTAACAGAAATTACAGGAGGCACAGAGGGTAATCCAAAAATATACGAATGGTTGGCAAAAGCCGGCGTTGGAACAGTTATTGGAATGCATGCTTCAGAAGAACACCGCAAAGAAGCTGAAAAAAATTATCTAAATGTTTTAATTGCGGGACACATGTCCTCTGATTCTTTAGGAGTTAATCTTTTCTTAGATAAATTAGAAAAACGAAGAATAAAAATTATTCCCTCTTCTGGCCTAATAAGGATATCTAGAAATTAA